In Acipenser ruthenus chromosome 25, fAciRut3.2 maternal haplotype, whole genome shotgun sequence, the sequence attccaggtttcactgaGATCTCGGGAATACCACGGCTAACGAAAGGATCGCGCAATTAGATTGCGTGCGCGATCCTCTATTGGCCCTGGATAGGAGATCAGGTGTTGCGACTTCAGTTTAGGAAAATGGGCTGGAGGTAAGGCAGTTTTTCTTTTGCTGCAATCTctaatcaatctttttttttctttttttttttctttttttttacattctcagCATTTAATTCTTGCTCCCAGAAAACACATTGGCCAGAACCTTAAAATGCAAAGTtgcagtaaaaacaacaaaagcaagCATATTGACATGTTAACTTGTTATGACAGCAGGTGTTGTGTGAAGAAGCATGGATAATATAAAGGTATTCATTATGTAAAGTATGCTGTTCATATTGCTCTGTATGTAATGTATAATACCAACTGCTTTACAAAGAGGGCTAGCATGGTTCAGCTAATATGCACAAATGAGATTACACACTTTCTATTAAGGACTGTATATAAACCTgataatgtattaaatgtaaatCAAATAAAGTTATCTAATATTTTCaaatcaaggtgtttttttttttttgtttgatgacatttcaaaacaataatatGTAGGTTGTTTTGAAAAGTTTACACAATTCACGTTAAtcagaggttttaaaaaataattattagaaTTAGCGaatgtctttaaaaacaaaacaaaaaaaatgcacacatttttaaAGGAATCATATTTAATGTTGAACATTGTGGTTTGTAGGGAGAGATATTACCTTCCAGCagttatgtgtttttatttgaacacAAGTGATTGAATCTATAAAACCGTAGATTCATTATTCCTCCCTTGTTTTCACATTGTTGTCGattcagaaaacaaaacatatagaAGGAGTAGGTCTTCGCTATTTAAAGAGTCCCTCAATTAAGAGCCTCGTATGTTTTATCTGGGATGAACCTGAAGAGCTTTTACTGCACACGTTTCACGCTTTTATAAGGCTTTCCATTTCCGACCAATAAATCTGATTTCTACAGCCAGGCCTGCTTtaacaacatgttttatttagagGGCAGAGCATTTCAGAGCAGCTCAATTCATCCCTGTGTGCTGCTGCATCCCAAGCTCTCGCCAGTGTAGATTGCAGGACTTTCATAATATTATAGTCAATCAGCTAAAGCACCCATGCTGAAAGGCATTAGGTATGACGTGTACCATTTCCGCTGGCACATACATAGTCTTTGATAGTGTAAGTTCTTATTAAGCCAGTGGGTGTGAACAGTCCATTTAACACCCTGAAGACCCCACAGCTTGCCTAAAAACACTTCACAGAAGGCAGTCCGACCCAGTATAACCAGTACTGGATTACTGCCAGAATTTTTCATacacagtacattaaaaaaaaagtgttttgtgcaAGAAACAAGAacctagttacataaataaagcagttctcaaaaaaaaaaaatatatatatgcttggGTATTACAGAGTTAAGTGTATACACCATTGCTCTCTGGCCCTTGGTAAACACTTtaacatacaaaatacaaaaaaaaaaaaatatatatatatatatatatatatatatatatataaccagtcCATCACGAAACAACTTGTtgcattttttcttgttttataatagatataaaaaaaatctattattttaaaatggtgccgCACAAGCTCTGTAAATGCAATACCTTCAGCTGGACCCTCCTTCCCACAAGCATGCATGCCATTTTCTCTTCCATTTCCTCCTGACACTTTGAACTGCAGCAGTTCAAAATAGTGTAGAGCAGTTCTGCTCCACATGTATGTGAGGAATAAACTCAAACCCTCTGtcgagggagggggggggggggtattttgttGTGCAGAAGTGTTTTGAAATGTTCTCTCAGCAGCGAATTAGCAGACTTCAGTTTAATCACACCTTTGTGCTTTTTCAAAATGTGTACATCACCGACTCTGGAAAAACAAACCAGCCAGTCCTCCCACACACTACAGCTCTCTCCCACTCGCATCTCACACACAGAGGGTTTTAAAGTAGCTAATTGTGAAGGTCACTGCACTGCCAGCAGCTACTCCATCTTGGCAGAATGTGCAGTTCAGCAGCCGGGAACGTTTCTCATTTTTAAACTTCTGCTTTCAGCACATGAAATTAACCCTTACAGTACCCCAAAGAACCAAATCCGTACTTCAAGGTGGGGAAAAACTAAAATGCAGATTCGCAAATGGCTCATCCGAATGGATAACTGAGGATAGTAGTGTCACAGGCAATGCTTTGCAGTTCTAGGATATTTACTACATGCTGCTGCTTTATGACTATCATGAGAATGGACCCTAACCAACTAGTAGGTAAAAGTACATTTGCATTGAAAAGATCACAAGATGGtttgaaagaaaatacattattcCTACAAAAAGGTAGTTTCAAGAGTTTTTAATTAGTGCTTTTTACTTAGCagcttaaaagaaaaacacaatattttaagTGCACATGTCTGTAATTATGCTATTCTTACTTTACAATTtaacaagtgaaaaacaaaaaccgGAACAATTTGGTCCACAATAAAAATAAGTGCTTTGATTGATGAAAAAACAAGCTGAATAGCTCTGTACATTCATTTACATTGGCCTAGAAAATAGAAAAGTCATCTAAACTTTTGAAGGTCATGAGTTTCGTAAATCAAATGTATCATTTGGGGTCTTTGAACATCATTCAAATGACAGGCGTATCAGTAATGACGTGGACTACATAGCATGTGTTTACCTACAATAAAAACCTCGCAATATCATTAACAAGAGAGAATAAATGCAAGTCCTTATGCATAGCTTCAACTTCAaacttgaatgaatgaatgaatgaatgaatgaatgatcttCAAAATCAGGGAGGAAGAACATCCTCACAGTTAATACCATATCAAAATAATTGAACAATTTAAAACGTTAGCTCATGCAGTACATTACCTTATTGAATAGCTGACTTTCAAAAGTACTAAAAGTTTGCAAACCTATACATGTATCACATCCTTTAACTAAAGGTTCCTTACCCAGCTGGTGAAAATGCCCCTAGTACCACAGGCATTATACTTTCATGTTAAAGTCTACTTTGAACAGAAGCAGTCATTTTGCTTTAATAATGGTGGGTCCTTCTCTATCGTCAGGACTGAAGAACTGTGATTTTCATTTATCGGAcatcaaaaataaaattatacaaaacTTATAACATTTAaagttaaattacatttatatataaaaaaataaaataaaaccatccATACACCAAAACACAGAGGTGATTCAAAGTGCCGCCGTTTGAGGGACTTGGCTACGTTGAAACTTGTCTGGAATGGACGCAAACCGCCGAAAGTATTTCCTGTTCTTGCTTTGCCAGTCCTGGAGACTGATCTTATTAGCTAGCTTGTCAGCGCCACTGGAGTAGTTTCTGCAGAGAAAGGATGCAGCACAAGATGAATGATTCTTCAGGCTTGCTGTTATATGACAAGCCTGGGGTCAATTAATACTGTAATTGTGCAACTTgaaattaattgcaattacaacaTAATACtaattgaaccttggcacacctgcgtaattgtaatcaattacagttcaattctGTGTTACatcatgtttctgtatttgtaactGCGATTATTGCTTCGTTATTTAGAGTAATTACAGTAAACATGTTAGTGTGTAGTTGTTTATGTAACTTTTTAGCATAGCTGCAACtaattgaagaaaacaaaacagtactgcaATTGTAACGTCAGCAAAGGTCTGCTAGTAATAATCGCAAAATGCATGCAAGCCTTTTAGTGAAAACAATGAATCAACAGGCTCTGATGTAATAAGTATGGCAGATATACAGACTAATGGATGTGCTATGATCTACAGTCACCGTAAATAGAAAACCTTACAGTACAAAATGTGTGTGCATGTCATGGAACTGAGGCATCCACTTCCAAGGTACACATTCTGGGCACACATGATTTGATTAGTTTGTAGATGGGTGAAAAGGGACTAGCCTGACACCAGAGAatagggtgattttttttttttttatttgaaaataaatgtgttgaaaTCCATGTGGAGTACATAAAGAATTCTGAGCTTGCTTAGAAATGACAatgcataagaaaaaaaaagtttagcaatTGATTAAACAAAGTGCTACTTGAATCTGATATTACTTGCCTTGATGTAAGATCTGAGGGATGCTGCCACTGCCTGTCAGTTATTCTACCCTCCTGCCTAGCCACTGTGTTCATCAAGCTTAGCAACTCATTCATCACACCTGAGAAGAACACACTCGTTAAACAAAAACGGTTATAGAACTATAAAAAAGCATGACGGACCATCACCCCAGAGAGATATTTAAACAAATTGTTTTCAGTTGAGAATATCGCTGAACAAGgctggatataaaaaaaaaaattattgacaAAAAACCACCATTAGTCAAGTCAGATACACATCTTAGAAACACACGGGCTGCTCaagtaaaaattaaataaataaaactataattGCTCCATAAAAAGCTCTTCTGCAATGACAGTTGTTGATTTGTTAAATGAACACTTCATATTGCATGGGTTGCATAATTAGAGTACATGTGTAATGATGGAAAGGAGGTCCAGTGTACTAGTGTAAAGCACACTTCACAATAAAAGGGTTGACAATTCAAGCTACAGGCATTTGCCATGATTAACTGGCTTTTTGACTTTAAACTATAACTAGACATGGATAAAGATGTCCTTGCAGAATAATTCATTAAGAGGTTACCCGCAAAACACATTCACTCAACAGAAACCCCAAACAAAATCCTACCCACCTTTTAAAACTTGAGGAATACTGGGACGTATCCAAACTATAATTAAAATGACTGGCAATGGTTGGCTCAAATAAATTCAGTCACTCCCGACTGCAAGAGCTTCTGCAGACTGTGCAACTGTGTTCCCTTTACCTCGCCCACTGAACATTACACTATGTGCAACCCATAGAGGTGGGACACCACAGTATCTACAAGATGTCATGCTCTACTGCCTTGAAAGGGAACAATCTCCTCTGTCGAGCTAAGTGAActgaattattaaaaaacatagttgtgttttttttgtgcatgCTTAATATCTGTTTTTTCTGCTTTGCTACTCTGTACACCACTGTATGAAACCCAAGCTCAGCCAATTCCCTAACTCGCTCTAGTGAATGGAAGGAGGCTAGAAAGTCACCTTTACTTGTGCCAGAGTTTAAATGGTTGAGGTTTTACATTGGATCGGCATGTCCTTGAGAAAAGTACACCCCTAGAAAAGCAAGCACAGCAGGTCAGTATTCTCACCTTGGTTCTGTTCATCATGATCTGTAATGTGGCCCGATACACACTGCAGGTACATTTCCTTCCGCCGTTCCAGCTCTGTGTCTTTAAACATTACCTCCCTGCATTGAAAGAGGCCACAAAAAACCATCAGAAACTGCTCTTAGCAGCTACCGCTGCGTAACGAACCTCCACGAAATGAAACAACGCAGTACTGCATGTGCAAATGCTGCCACCTACTGGGTTAATGCTGTTCATTTTAATAGGACAAGAGCAATCTTCAGATACTGGGGTCtaatttaaagatttaaacagtggcagataGAAAGACCGCCTCCctgtattaatcctgctggtgccCTTCTCCAGGAGTACTTATTGAAAATTAGGTTAATACATTTTGGCATCAATTGGTGATGTTCAGTGTTCTATATATCcaagtatttgtattgtattctaCATATCCTTATACCTTTTGTTCCGGTGTGTagcgctattacttcaaacaCAAGCTCATCCACGATTGGCTGAGAACTGATCAACGTACTTTGAATACTGATATACAATATCAATTACAATGACATGGATCAAAGCTCACCTCTACACCTCACCCAAACAGGTAGAATAAGTAATCATGGAATGCACAAGTATATTTGTAGTGTTTTTTGATAATTATGTACTCAAAAAACAAATGCCTGCAACGATGCAGTCCATTGGACTGATCTGCCTGGAATCACAGTGTAAATGGGGGAAGCATACCTTTCTTTTCTAGAAAATGGATTAATGATCCCCACTTTATCTTCTTTTTTCCCAGCCTTTTTAGCATaggcttcttttcttttttgtggaaACACAACCACTGATCTTACCTGACAAATCAAAAGGCATCAGTAAGAAATGGAACAAAATATTCGACCTCAACAGAATGCGTGTTAGATGAATGGTAACTAGAAAATGCTGACATTGCAAGGTGGGGTTACGTTATGTATAATTAGAATTAGTGTTGTTGCCAATATTTATAAAAGGCAAACACCACCAACATTTCCTTCCTTATTAATTATATTCAGTGATCGCTACGCCCAAAGGAAATAATTACATTGGCAATAACTATGGAGTCCCACCACTAAGCTTGTTGCAATGCCTCCAGGTATGATGCACTAAACTAAATTTTTTGTTTACTGAAacttttaaaatgcttacctTTGAGGTAGTCGCAGAAGTTTAAAAATGCAAGACTCCCCGCTTTAAAACGCAAGCCATCACTTCTGTGACATTTCATTTTTCGTTCATGTTTTGGCAGCCTGTCATGTTTAGGATCAATGTGCTTGACTAAGCTATGTGCGGGATTTAACACAACACTAAcaagtcttttttgtttgtttttaaaagcaaggGCATTTTAGATTTGAATGCAGAATAATGAGTTCTGGAAAACAAATCTTCCaagaataaaaaacacatttaaaaaaaaaaaaaaaacttagccaAGCTATTACAAAATTTGGTGTCAACAAAATGTTACAGACATATTGCCGTATACAGTACAAGTCAGCCTTTACTATACTATAGGAGTCACTCCTGTCCCACAAACTATGATAAATAGTTTTACCTTGACATCAAGATGAGTGATGTTAAGTGAATCATCATCAGTGACAGCAACTTCAGATTCCTGCAGTGTTAAACTTGTACGAACTGAAGATTCAGTCCCACTGGCACTAACGCTTACTGCACAATCTAAAGTTTCCTGTAATTTCAAAACTTCACATACAGAAGACTCGTGCACAGGCAAACAAATATCGTCATCAGTTGTACTAATATCTTCCGTCTCCAATACATTTATACAAACAGAAGATTGGTGTTCAGGCGCGCCAATGTTTAGCGCATCATCATCAGTGTTATCTTCTGTCCccaataatattacatttttacataccgAAACTTCATTTTGAAAAGCGTTCACAGACGGTGCACTTTGTATATTTACTTGGATCTCGTCACCATGTCTGACACCAGCTGAAACACGTGGTTTTTCAAAGTCCACTTTCGTGGTTTCCAGCTTTATAGGGCTTGAAGAGGACGTTAGATGCAGGGGGGCAAGTGGATGATTCTTAAGATCATCGCTGATATTTCCAACGTATTGCTCCAAATCTTCATGGTAGGATTTTGAAAAATAGCCTCTATCGGGACATTGCTTTGACCCGTCTATCTGCTGTGCCTCTTTCTTGGTAAAGCTTACCCTAGATGATTCTAGGTCTTCACCACCTAGTTTACCACTACTCCCCTCTTCATAAAAACTGTGACAGTTTTCAATGAATTCTTCAATCCCTTGGTATGGGCTGC encodes:
- the LOC131701550 gene encoding uncharacterized protein LOC131701550 isoform X1: MEYENQTESQAFECKNRQIETFSLSCDSGSMPEKDFRFSRTVFCESSDGEPVNSDLRDPFSNIKIEIINVPPPSSKRQLDDSFLEESFKTPLKKHFILSPFFSTPDEHPASSPGLACVLDPCDSLPVGHTFKSPSGSAQQKRKRSCDENFTCIGSKSSNLICVVDPGAGLLKRLGSTQGGESEPSSSRDARSKKSFCPISVQSEKNHCGEQSQIVSKEPEFDFDIDELLSLSPIECRSPYQGIEEFIENCHSFYEEGSSGKLGGEDLESSRVSFTKKEAQQIDGSKQCPDRGYFSKSYHEDLEQYVGNISDDLKNHPLAPLHLTSSSSPIKLETTKVDFEKPRVSAGVRHGDEIQVNIQSAPSVNAFQNEVSVRSVVVFPQKRKEAYAKKAGKKEDKVGIINPFSRKEREVMFKDTELERRKEMYLQCVSGHITDHDEQNQGVMNELLSLMNTVARQEGRITDRQWQHPSDLTSRNYSSGADKLANKISLQDWQSKNRKYFRRFASIPDKFQRSQVPQTAAL
- the LOC131701550 gene encoding uncharacterized protein LOC131701550 isoform X2, with the protein product MEYENQTESQAFECKNRQIETFSLSCDSGSMPEKDFRFSRTVFCESSDGEPVNSDLRDPFSNIKIEIINVPPPSSKRQLDDSFLEESFKTPLKKHFILSPFFSTPDEHPASSPGLACVLDPCDSLPVGHTFKSPSGSAQQKRKRSCDENFTCIGSKSSNLICVVDPGAGLLKRLGSTQGGESEPSSSRDARSKKSFCPISVQSEKNHCGEQSQIVSKEPEFDFDIDELLSLSPIECRSPYQGIEEFIENCHSFYEEGSSGKLGGEDLESSRVSFTKKEAQQIDGSKQCPDRGYFSKSYHEDLEQYVGNISDDLKNHPLAPLHLTSSSSPIKLETTKVDFEKPRVSAGVRHGDEIQVRSVVVFPQKRKEAYAKKAGKKEDKVGIINPFSRKEREVMFKDTELERRKEMYLQCVSGHITDHDEQNQGVMNELLSLMNTVARQEGRITDRQWQHPSDLTSRNYSSGADKLANKISLQDWQSKNRKYFRRFASIPDKFQRSQVPQTAAL